Proteins from a single region of Macadamia integrifolia cultivar HAES 741 unplaced genomic scaffold, SCU_Mint_v3 scaffold746, whole genome shotgun sequence:
- the LOC122069873 gene encoding F-box protein CPR1-like — protein sequence MRDLPYEIFINILPRVPIKSLFRFRCVCKAWRDLLTDPHFIKQQLNHSAETNISNRNLILNCGSNLYNVLYSIHNDTWDDEPVKLDLPCKLSTIEIVGSCNGLVCLLGYLNRVYDVIIWNPFTRDYKMLPYAPFQLPGRAVSRFPVLGFGYSPSKDVYKVLRVIYFHVDCRMVSSCRSLVDVHTLGTDSWRRIGEIPFDIRDWLSGIFVNGALHWIAIRSSRPDTIVSFDVGNEVFREIPQPYFGDHSFHSKLGVLGGFLCMICTFYDNHVKIWVMKDYGVRESWIKHFSIHQPMVVGHFKHLKPLGFTKSGEILLEMHDRKLVLYDLEKKRFRNLIIQGVPDWSEVGVSIGTLISPEARS from the coding sequence atgAGAGACCTCCCATACGAGATTTTCATTAACATCCTTCCAAGGGTACCCATCAAATCTCTCTTTCGATTTAGGTGCGTATGCAAGGCCTGGCGAGATTTACTTACAGATCCTCATTTCATCAAACAACAACTGAATCATTCAGCTGAAACCAATATCTCCAACCGTAATCTCATCCTCAACTGTGGATCCAATCTATACAACGTCCTCTATTCAATCCACAATGATACCTGGGATGATGAACCCGTAAAGCTCGATTTGCCCTGCAAGCTTTCCACCATTGAAATTGTTGGTTCTTGCAATGGCTTGGTTTGCCTTTTGGGTTATTTGAATCGTGTCTACGACGTCATTATCTGGAACCCATTCACCAGAGATTACAAGATGTTGCCTTACGCACCTTTTCAGCTTCCGGGTCGTGCAGTTTCTCGTTTCCCTGTTCTGGGTTTTGGTTACAGTCCATCAAAAGATGTGTACAAGGTGTTAAGGGTTATATACTTTCATGTTGATTGTAGGATGGTTAGTTCTTGTCGTTCCCTGGTTGATGTTCACACCCTCGGAACGGATTCATGGCGAAGGATCGGCGAAATCCCTTTTGATATTCGTGATTGGTTGTCGGGGATTTTCGTTAATGGAGCTCTTCATTGGATTGCAATTCGCAGTTCCAGACCAGACACTATTGTTTCTTTTGATGTTGGAAATGAGGTCTTTAGAGAAATACCACAGCCTTACTTTGGGGATCATAGTTTTCATAGCAAATTGGGGGTTTTGGGAGGATTCCTTTGTATGATTTGCACATTCTATGATAATCACGTCAAGATATGGGTGATGAAAGATTATGGAGTGAGAGAGTCTTGGATTAAACACTTCTCCATCCACCAACCCATGGTTGTTGGTCATTTTAAACACTTGAAGCCACTTGGATTTACAAAGAGCGGAGAAATTCTTCTGGAGATGCATgatagaaagctggttttgtatgatttggaaaaaaaaaggtttagaAATCTTATAATTCAAGGTGTTCCAGATTGGTCTGAGGTTGGTGTTTCTATTGGGACTCTTATTTCGCCCGAGGCTCGCAGTTGA